One uncultured Caproiciproducens sp. DNA segment encodes these proteins:
- the cmk gene encoding (d)CMP kinase — MTAIAIDGPAGAGKSTIARRAAKEIGYIYVDTGALYRAVGLYMLKQGVNTADARAVTSLLQQVHVMLTFQNGEQKVILCGQDVSNDIRTAEVSMAASNVSAIPAVRAFLFSLQKDIAKSNNVVMDGRDIGTVVLPDAQIKIFLTASPEERARRRYEEMIKKGEPADYCDVLSELKTRDYNDSHRAVAPLVPAAGAVIVDTTGNTLEQSVEQLISIIKEKLQ, encoded by the coding sequence ATGACTGCAATCGCAATCGACGGGCCTGCAGGGGCTGGGAAAAGTACAATTGCCCGCCGCGCAGCCAAAGAAATCGGTTATATTTATGTTGATACGGGTGCGCTTTACCGCGCCGTAGGGCTTTATATGCTCAAGCAGGGAGTAAATACGGCGGATGCGCGTGCTGTAACTTCGCTTCTCCAACAGGTTCATGTTATGCTTACCTTTCAAAACGGGGAGCAAAAAGTGATCCTTTGCGGACAGGATGTTTCAAATGACATCCGCACGGCGGAGGTTTCAATGGCTGCGTCCAATGTTTCGGCGATTCCTGCTGTCAGAGCTTTTTTATTTTCCCTGCAAAAGGATATTGCCAAAAGTAATAATGTCGTTATGGACGGCCGCGATATCGGAACGGTTGTGCTGCCGGATGCCCAGATTAAAATATTTTTGACCGCGTCGCCTGAGGAAAGGGCCAGAAGAAGATATGAAGAGATGATAAAAAAAGGAGAACCCGCTGATTACTGTGATGTGCTTAGTGAGTTAAAAACAAGGGACTACAATGATTCGCATCGTGCCGTTGCACCTCTTGTGCCTGCTGCTGGCGCTGTAATTGTAGACACTACCGGTAACACACTGGAACAGTCGGTGGAACAGCTTATTTCCATCATTAAAGAAAAATTGCAATAA
- a CDS encoding MurR/RpiR family transcriptional regulator, producing MNNLLAVRIKNKMGDFSKGQKLIAKYIEEHYDKVAFMTASRLGATVGVSESTVVRFATEIGYTGYPELQQAMQEMIRNKLTSVQRMEVTASRIGDSDILDSVFNQDIDIIRRTMEETPHEDFYRSVDAIVAARKIYILGARSSLALATFLSYYFNLIFESVLLVQSTSEGEIFEQMIRIDERDVVIGISFPRYSKKAVKALNFAHKRGATVIAITDSTLSPMAKEADNLLLARSDIASIVDSLVAPLSLINALIVTTALRKTGEVTQVFKRLEDIWDEYGVYEKVDDKSIEPAL from the coding sequence ATGAATAATTTACTAGCAGTTAGAATCAAAAATAAAATGGGTGATTTCTCAAAAGGGCAAAAATTGATTGCAAAATATATTGAGGAACACTACGACAAGGTCGCGTTTATGACTGCTTCCAGGCTTGGCGCGACCGTGGGTGTCAGTGAGTCGACCGTTGTCCGCTTCGCGACCGAAATAGGATACACAGGTTATCCTGAGCTTCAGCAGGCAATGCAGGAGATGATTCGGAATAAACTGACCTCTGTTCAAAGAATGGAAGTGACAGCCAGCCGCATTGGCGATTCCGATATTCTGGATTCTGTTTTTAATCAGGATATTGATATTATCCGAAGAACCATGGAAGAAACCCCTCATGAAGATTTTTACCGGTCGGTGGACGCGATTGTCGCAGCGCGTAAAATTTATATTCTGGGTGCAAGAAGTTCACTCGCGTTAGCTACATTTTTGTCCTATTATTTTAATTTGATCTTTGAAAGTGTTCTGTTGGTACAGTCCACCAGCGAAGGTGAAATTTTTGAACAGATGATTCGGATTGATGAACGGGATGTTGTCATTGGAATCAGCTTTCCGCGATATTCAAAAAAAGCGGTGAAGGCGCTGAATTTTGCTCACAAACGGGGCGCGACGGTTATCGCCATAACGGACAGTACACTGTCTCCTATGGCAAAGGAAGCGGATAATCTGTTGCTTGCCCGCAGCGACATTGCTTCCATTGTTGATTCACTGGTGGCTCCGCTCAGCCTGATTAACGCACTGATTGTCACGACCGCACTGAGAAAAACCGGAGAGGTAACCCAAGTGTTTAAGCGGCTTGAAGATATTTGGGATGAATACGGAGTATACGAAAAGGTAGATGATAAATCAATTGAACCGGCCTTATGA
- a CDS encoding methyl-accepting chemotaxis protein, producing the protein MKKIRLKKVDFKKKIQLKSIRNKLAFKIPLKIISAVTVMMIATCLFLGIYLSASQQQAALKNINNLAENNAYMASSYLNNMQTLSKSLALEVYRYKDLDSYTRDRFIKKDLTAYLDDTRIFSAYVAFEPNEMFDQTADGRSYYAYKFGAEKKLDVASDYNTYKDGEYYAVTKQTLKPHVTEPYSYQLTSGETVWLITISNAILDESGKFLGVANADILTDTINNLSYDLGGYSTSGNYILSAGSNYVSNTADKTKAGTKYSGKASDQEFKVSQPLKIDGIDEKWSSNFTVQKSEALKEINVLIFMVGIAGLLGIIIIGFIIFQQIKKSLSPVDSIIAMSMDMGKGKLNSDIEVHTKDELGELATIFKNTSLELSGYIVEISDVLENMANGNLKAEVERDYVGDFAPIKKALIEIIDSLNNVFSEIEVAAQQVSSGAGEIANGAQSLSNGATEQAGSLEQLSASINEISRQVKQNADDAGNAKTLAQDAEHELDAGKETIGEMIEAIDQIRVSSSEITKIIKTIDDIAFQTNILALNAAVEAARAGTAGRGFAVVADEVRNLASKSAEAAKHTTSLIEGSVGAVENGTRIAGKTADLLNRIIEKFTSVNNLVTQIAGASNDQANSIEQIDVGVAQISAVVQTNSATAEESAAAAEELSAQASLLRDRVAKFELKK; encoded by the coding sequence ATGAAAAAAATAAGGCTAAAGAAGGTAGACTTCAAGAAAAAGATACAATTGAAAAGTATTAGGAATAAGCTGGCATTTAAAATTCCGCTTAAAATTATTTCAGCTGTTACAGTTATGATGATCGCAACATGCCTGTTCTTGGGCATCTATCTGTCTGCATCCCAGCAGCAGGCCGCATTGAAAAACATTAATAATCTGGCGGAAAATAACGCCTATATGGCATCGTCCTATTTAAATAACATGCAGACTCTGTCAAAGTCCTTGGCTCTTGAGGTTTATCGATATAAGGATCTGGACTCATATACAAGAGACCGGTTTATCAAAAAAGATTTAACTGCCTACCTTGACGATACGCGAATTTTTTCCGCCTATGTGGCATTTGAGCCAAACGAGATGTTTGACCAAACTGCGGATGGCAGGTCCTATTATGCTTATAAATTCGGTGCTGAAAAAAAATTGGATGTAGCGAGCGATTACAATACATATAAAGACGGAGAATATTATGCGGTAACCAAACAGACGCTCAAGCCTCATGTTACCGAACCGTATTCTTATCAATTGACCTCGGGGGAAACGGTTTGGCTTATTACGATCAGCAATGCGATTCTTGACGAAAGCGGAAAATTTTTAGGAGTGGCAAATGCAGATATTTTAACAGATACAATTAATAACTTGAGTTACGATTTGGGTGGATATTCCACTTCCGGCAATTATATTCTCTCTGCCGGATCGAATTATGTTTCCAATACAGCCGACAAAACAAAGGCGGGCACAAAGTATTCAGGCAAAGCAAGCGATCAGGAATTCAAAGTCAGCCAGCCTTTAAAAATTGATGGAATCGACGAAAAATGGAGCAGTAATTTTACTGTGCAAAAATCAGAGGCATTAAAAGAAATCAATGTTCTTATTTTTATGGTAGGTATTGCCGGGCTCTTAGGAATTATTATCATTGGATTTATCATTTTCCAACAGATCAAAAAGTCATTATCCCCTGTTGACAGCATTATTGCGATGTCAATGGATATGGGGAAAGGAAAACTGAATTCAGATATTGAAGTTCATACAAAAGATGAACTTGGAGAACTGGCAACTATTTTTAAAAACACTTCACTTGAGTTGAGCGGCTACATAGTTGAAATATCCGATGTGCTTGAGAACATGGCAAACGGTAACCTAAAAGCTGAAGTGGAGCGCGACTATGTTGGTGATTTTGCGCCAATCAAAAAAGCGCTGATTGAAATCATTGATTCATTAAACAATGTGTTTTCTGAAATTGAAGTAGCAGCGCAGCAGGTTTCGAGTGGAGCGGGCGAAATAGCCAACGGAGCACAGTCACTTTCAAACGGCGCAACCGAACAGGCCGGCTCTCTGGAACAGCTGTCTGCTTCCATCAATGAAATATCGCGGCAGGTTAAGCAAAATGCAGACGACGCGGGCAATGCCAAAACACTTGCACAGGATGCGGAACATGAGCTGGATGCCGGCAAAGAAACAATAGGGGAAATGATCGAAGCCATTGATCAAATCAGGGTATCTTCGAGTGAAATTACAAAGATCATTAAAACAATAGACGATATTGCATTTCAAACTAATATATTGGCTCTGAATGCAGCTGTTGAAGCGGCAAGAGCCGGTACTGCGGGAAGAGGATTTGCCGTTGTGGCCGATGAAGTCAGAAATCTTGCCAGTAAAAGTGCAGAGGCGGCAAAACATACCACTTCGCTGATAGAAGGCTCTGTCGGTGCAGTGGAAAACGGAACAAGAATAGCCGGGAAAACAGCTGATTTGCTGAATCGGATTATTGAAAAGTTCACCAGCGTCAACAATCTGGTAACACAGATAGCCGGGGCTTCCAATGATCAGGCCAATTCAATTGAACAGATTGATGTAGGCGTCGCACAAATATCGGCGGTGGTGCAAACCAATTCTGCAACTGCCGAAGAAAGCGCCGCCGCTGCTGAAGAGCTTTCCGCACAAGCCAGCCTGCTTCGCGACAGGGTAGCTAAATTTGAACTAAAGAAATAA
- a CDS encoding rod shape-determining protein, whose amino-acid sequence MLGTDIAIDLGTSAVKIYLDGKGIILNEPAVVAVNVETDEVVSIGLEAYRMVGRTSDKIDVSHPLCNGVISNFDLAQYLINTYLKKISGSKVFMPRVVVSVPCQITEVEKRAVVDAISAAGVRKICLIEEPVAAALGAGVDISTPHGTLIVDIGGGTTDMAVLSLSGIAISRSVKIAGNAFDEAIIKYIRRKYNLIIGQHMAEEAKIAIGCVYPRKDICNHRVKGRNAMTGLPQWADISCDEILEALIEPAMQIVRTIQEMLEKTPPELMGDVYTDGIILTGGSAQLYGVDTLISKKAKMPVHVAQDSQICVALGAGKAIKFIDDMQNKGYGVLNPLSAAY is encoded by the coding sequence GTGCTGGGTACTGATATTGCGATAGATCTTGGTACATCGGCCGTCAAGATTTATCTTGACGGGAAGGGCATTATACTTAATGAACCGGCAGTTGTTGCCGTTAATGTGGAAACAGACGAAGTTGTGTCTATAGGCTTAGAAGCTTACAGGATGGTGGGTCGCACATCGGATAAGATTGATGTCTCGCACCCTCTTTGCAACGGTGTAATTTCAAATTTTGATCTTGCACAGTATCTAATTAACACATATTTGAAAAAAATCAGCGGAAGCAAGGTCTTTATGCCCCGCGTTGTGGTCAGCGTACCATGCCAGATTACGGAAGTCGAAAAGCGCGCGGTGGTTGACGCAATCAGCGCGGCAGGCGTTCGTAAAATCTGCCTGATTGAAGAACCCGTTGCCGCCGCCCTCGGCGCCGGTGTGGATATTTCCACTCCGCACGGTACTCTGATCGTTGACATCGGCGGCGGTACAACAGATATGGCGGTGCTTTCCTTGAGCGGTATTGCGATTTCACGTTCTGTTAAGATTGCGGGCAATGCTTTTGATGAAGCGATCATTAAATATATCCGCAGAAAATACAATCTGATTATCGGTCAGCACATGGCTGAGGAAGCAAAAATTGCGATTGGCTGTGTGTATCCGAGAAAAGATATTTGTAATCACAGGGTAAAGGGCAGAAATGCAATGACCGGCCTGCCGCAGTGGGCAGATATCTCCTGCGACGAAATTTTGGAAGCACTCATTGAACCGGCAATGCAAATTGTCCGCACGATACAGGAGATGCTTGAGAAAACGCCTCCCGAACTGATGGGAGATGTCTATACGGACGGAATCATTTTGACGGGCGGATCGGCTCAGCTTTACGGCGTTGACACGCTGATTTCCAAAAAAGCGAAGATGCCGGTTCATGTTGCACAGGACTCCCAGATTTGTGTTGCGCTCGGAGCGGGTAAGGCCATTAAGTTTATTGACGATATGCAGAATAAAGGATACGGTGTTCTTAATCCGCTGAGTGCCGCTTATTAA
- a CDS encoding DUF5685 family protein has protein sequence MFGYVRPQKSELLVREYEQYRGVYCSLCRQLGKSYGVASRLTLSYDCTFYALMLFAFSPECPGFHSGRCVVNPMKKCAYCTTGETEFIAASALSVIMTYYKIKDDVADSHFFGKLRAYFLLLFAASAHRKAARDFPWMNEIVLASMEEQRAAEQENDPSMDSCAEPTAKMLQRIFETVAGMNANYETPEARILRQFGYFLGRWVYLIDAADDIEKDIKTASFNPFIIKCNLDSSSSPEDLDKARNYANQVLNLTLSQLAAALNILDLDHFDTIINNVIFKGLPEMQKELLFKKEKMHVRSL, from the coding sequence GTGTTTGGTTATGTAAGGCCGCAAAAATCGGAGCTGCTTGTTCGTGAGTATGAACAGTACAGAGGAGTATATTGTTCCTTGTGCCGTCAGCTGGGCAAAAGCTACGGTGTTGCATCGCGGCTTACTTTAAGTTATGACTGCACTTTCTATGCGCTGATGCTTTTTGCGTTCAGTCCGGAGTGTCCGGGTTTTCACAGCGGCCGCTGCGTTGTGAATCCAATGAAAAAATGCGCATACTGTACTACGGGGGAAACTGAATTCATCGCTGCTTCGGCTCTTTCCGTGATTATGACCTATTACAAGATTAAGGATGACGTTGCAGATTCCCACTTTTTTGGCAAACTCCGTGCGTACTTTTTACTGCTTTTCGCAGCGAGCGCGCACAGAAAAGCGGCCCGCGATTTCCCATGGATGAATGAAATTGTTTTAGCCTCCATGGAAGAGCAAAGAGCAGCGGAGCAGGAAAATGATCCGAGTATGGATTCCTGTGCGGAACCGACGGCAAAAATGCTTCAGCGGATTTTTGAAACCGTTGCGGGGATGAACGCAAACTACGAAACTCCGGAAGCGCGGATATTGCGCCAGTTTGGCTATTTTTTAGGTCGGTGGGTGTATTTGATTGACGCTGCGGACGATATTGAAAAGGACATTAAAACAGCGTCGTTTAATCCTTTTATTATAAAATGTAATTTGGACAGTTCAAGCAGCCCAGAAGATCTGGACAAGGCAAGAAACTACGCGAATCAGGTTCTCAATCTGACGCTTTCCCAGCTGGCCGCCGCTTTGAATATTTTGGACTTAGACCATTTTGATACGATCATCAATAACGTCATTTTTAAAGGCTTACCGGAAATGCAAAAAGAATTACTATTTAAGAAGGAGAAAATGCATGTCAGATCCTTATAA
- a CDS encoding NAD(P)/FAD-dependent oxidoreductase, translating into MINQLNRPYDALIIGGGAAGLMAAGTAANNGLHVCLLEKNFRPGRKLMITGKGRCNITNSCDVQTFISSVPSNGRFLYSAITQFTAQDTIRFFEDMGLPVKIERGNRVFPQSDKAVDVVDKLTGFVRNSGVDMITGEAKRLILKDNIVFGAELQGGSQILANSVVVCCGGASYPATGSTGDGYRLARQAGHTVTPLRPSLVPLVAFGDECREMMGLSLKNVAIKVFDTIKKKNIYEDFGEMLFTHFGVSGPTVLSASAHMNEMSSGRYHILIDLKPALSPEQLDARLQRDFELNHNKDFANSLSALLPSKMIPVIVAKSGISPETKCNQITKEMRRVFAGLLKSFELSISAFRPIEEAIVTSGGVKAAEINPKTMESKLVKRLYFAGEVIDVDAYTGGFNLQIAFCTGRLAANSLNRQEENE; encoded by the coding sequence ATGATAAATCAATTGAACCGGCCTTATGACGCGCTGATTATTGGTGGCGGCGCCGCTGGTTTGATGGCTGCCGGGACTGCCGCGAACAACGGTCTGCATGTCTGCCTGCTTGAAAAAAATTTTCGCCCCGGACGTAAACTCATGATTACCGGAAAAGGCAGATGCAATATTACGAACAGCTGCGATGTACAGACATTCATTTCTTCCGTCCCGTCAAACGGACGCTTTCTGTACAGCGCCATCACGCAGTTCACTGCGCAGGACACCATCCGTTTTTTTGAAGATATGGGACTGCCTGTAAAAATAGAACGTGGAAATCGTGTATTTCCACAGTCGGACAAAGCAGTCGACGTGGTTGACAAGCTGACCGGATTTGTCAGGAACAGCGGTGTTGACATGATTACCGGAGAAGCAAAAAGACTTATACTGAAGGACAATATCGTTTTCGGCGCAGAATTGCAGGGGGGCTCTCAGATTCTGGCCAACTCTGTTGTTGTTTGCTGCGGCGGTGCCTCCTATCCCGCTACAGGCTCAACCGGTGACGGTTACCGTCTTGCCAGGCAGGCGGGTCACACCGTAACGCCGTTGCGTCCTTCCCTTGTTCCGCTGGTCGCTTTTGGTGATGAATGCCGTGAAATGATGGGTCTTTCACTGAAAAATGTAGCGATAAAAGTGTTTGACACTATAAAGAAAAAAAACATATACGAAGATTTTGGCGAGATGCTTTTTACGCATTTCGGGGTTTCAGGACCTACCGTTTTAAGTGCAAGCGCTCATATGAATGAAATGTCTTCGGGACGTTATCATATTTTGATTGATTTGAAGCCTGCCCTCAGTCCGGAACAGCTTGATGCCCGACTTCAGCGTGACTTTGAACTGAATCACAACAAGGATTTTGCCAACTCGCTTTCGGCGCTGCTGCCCAGTAAGATGATTCCTGTGATTGTTGCGAAATCCGGAATTTCTCCTGAAACAAAGTGCAACCAGATTACGAAGGAAATGCGCCGGGTTTTTGCCGGACTGCTGAAATCTTTTGAATTGTCCATTTCCGCGTTTCGCCCGATAGAGGAGGCTATTGTGACTTCCGGCGGAGTAAAAGCTGCGGAAATCAACCCAAAAACCATGGAATCCAAGTTGGTGAAGAGACTGTATTTTGCGGGTGAAGTGATCGATGTTGACGCGTATACAGGAGGATTCAACCTGCAAATTGCTTTCTGTACGGGCCGCCTTGCGGCAAATTCGCTGAACAGGCAGGAGGAAAACGAATGA
- a CDS encoding DnaJ domain-containing protein, with the protein MSDPYKILGVSPTATDDELKTAYRELAKKYHPDNYSGSPIADLAGEKMKEINEAYDTVVAQRKRQKNSGYTGYTAPDAGYAGQSYTNSYSGFNDVRNLIMTGRIADAEQILNGVPSENRNAEWYFLKGTVLYKRGWLEEAYNNFARACQMEPNNGEYRAAMNQVINQRNGAYGGYNPNMPRTNGCGSCDVCSSLICADCCCECMGGDLIPCC; encoded by the coding sequence ATGTCAGATCCTTATAAAATATTAGGAGTATCTCCAACTGCAACAGATGATGAGTTAAAAACAGCGTACCGGGAACTTGCAAAAAAATATCACCCCGATAATTATTCCGGCAGTCCCATCGCCGACCTGGCCGGCGAAAAGATGAAAGAGATTAACGAGGCTTATGATACTGTTGTCGCGCAAAGAAAGCGACAGAAGAATAGCGGCTATACCGGATACACAGCGCCTGATGCCGGTTACGCCGGCCAAAGCTATACAAATTCCTATTCCGGCTTCAACGATGTAAGAAATCTGATTATGACCGGTCGGATTGCGGATGCGGAACAGATATTAAACGGGGTCCCTTCCGAAAACAGAAATGCCGAATGGTATTTTTTGAAGGGTACCGTGCTGTATAAAAGAGGATGGCTGGAAGAGGCTTACAACAATTTTGCCAGAGCCTGCCAGATGGAACCTAACAACGGAGAATACCGTGCTGCCATGAACCAGGTTATCAACCAGCGAAATGGCGCTTACGGCGGTTATAATCCCAATATGCCGCGAACAAACGGCTGCGGCAGCTGTGATGTATGCTCTTCTCTGATCTGCGCTGACTGCTGCTGCGAATGTATGGGCGGTGACTTGATCCCCTGCTGTTGA
- a CDS encoding ComF family protein produces MRLKLFSVLLDLIFPPRCIFCRGIALSGNRICEKCTDEISHMTADKCIYLPVAGETVLCTAPYLYQGKIRESIIRFKFYGQQHFADFYAAGMSEQVRKNCPDSQFDTVTPVPISSERYKVRGYNQSELLARAVAECLQLPFGEYLVKIKDNREQHKLSKKDRRSNVSGVYLPKDRDKIAGKSILLIDDIVTTGATLRECASVLLQSGAKQVMCAAVAYVVR; encoded by the coding sequence ATGAGGCTTAAGCTTTTTTCCGTGCTGTTGGATTTAATTTTCCCGCCGAGGTGTATTTTTTGCCGCGGAATTGCTTTGTCAGGTAATCGGATCTGTGAAAAATGCACTGACGAAATTTCGCATATGACTGCTGATAAATGTATTTATTTACCTGTTGCTGGAGAAACTGTTTTATGTACTGCACCTTATCTGTATCAAGGCAAAATCAGGGAATCCATTATTCGGTTTAAGTTTTACGGTCAGCAGCATTTTGCGGATTTTTATGCGGCAGGCATGTCCGAGCAGGTTAGGAAAAACTGCCCGGATTCACAGTTTGACACTGTCACGCCCGTTCCCATATCTTCCGAGAGATATAAAGTAAGAGGATATAACCAATCCGAGCTTCTTGCAAGGGCGGTTGCAGAGTGTCTTCAGCTTCCATTTGGCGAATATCTGGTTAAAATCAAGGATAACAGAGAGCAGCACAAATTAAGCAAAAAAGATCGCCGCAGCAATGTCAGTGGTGTATACCTGCCGAAAGACAGAGATAAGATTGCCGGGAAGAGCATCCTTTTGATCGACGACATTGTTACGACGGGAGCAACGCTCAGAGAATGTGCTTCCGTTCTGCTGCAAAGCGGGGCAAAACAGGTGATGTGTGCGGCGGTTGCCTATGTTGTGCGATAA
- a CDS encoding ATP-dependent RecD-like DNA helicase yields the protein MREDKLLEMTGSVEQVIFKNEKNGYAIIEINNGEELVTVVGTMPWVSVGEEVRVVGNWINNPNYGTQFKVEGFERSKPSTAAAMLKYLSSGAIRGIGPGTAGKIVDMFGMNALQVLEEEPQRLCAIKGITKTKAQKMSDEFKKIHGIKEIMLYLSSYGISPEEAVRVWKLFGPQSAERVQEDPYCLCEDGLEIGFERADDIAASLERPQDDGCRVRAGILHVLKHNIGNGHTCLPVDKLLAASVRMLGIETELAFDTLEALKAETSVVSVDFEGREYIFTPKLYRSELYAAGRLNMMLRFPAQSIIGIDNYIVNIEETFHIQYAAGQKQAIKEALSKGMLILTGGPGTGKTTTLNAIIKILELKGEKVLLTAPTGRAAKRMSELTGQEAKTIHRLLQVEWDANDMPVFSKNEKNLLECDALVIDELSMVDTNIFEAVLRALPLGCRLIMVGDCDQLPSVGPGNVLGDLIATGLLPVVQLDQIFRQSMQSLIVTNAHKIVKGQMPELTTRNSDFFFLPNGSPSEISSMIVDLCASRLPASYEYSPLTDIQVLSPARKGELGTVELNKKLQAVINPPDKTKNEITINGILFREGDKVMQIRNDYNLTWIKPDGTSGEGVFNGDLGILCGIDRRASTITVQMDDRIVLYELEIAAELELAYAMTVHKSQGNEFTAVVMPMYQGAPQLSYRNLLYTAITRARSLLILVGSQNAIERMVENNKKMRRYSGLYYFLTGGAKNEA from the coding sequence ATGCGGGAAGATAAGCTGCTTGAAATGACCGGCTCTGTGGAGCAGGTCATTTTTAAAAATGAAAAAAACGGATATGCCATCATAGAAATTAATAACGGGGAAGAACTGGTTACGGTTGTTGGTACCATGCCATGGGTCAGTGTCGGTGAAGAAGTGCGTGTCGTCGGCAATTGGATCAACAATCCGAACTACGGAACCCAGTTTAAAGTGGAGGGTTTTGAGCGCTCAAAACCCTCCACGGCGGCTGCCATGCTTAAATATCTGTCATCGGGTGCGATTCGGGGCATTGGGCCGGGCACCGCCGGCAAGATTGTGGACATGTTCGGTATGAATGCGTTGCAGGTGCTTGAAGAGGAACCGCAACGCCTTTGCGCCATTAAAGGCATTACAAAGACAAAAGCTCAGAAAATGAGTGACGAGTTCAAAAAAATACACGGCATTAAAGAAATTATGCTTTATTTAAGCAGTTATGGCATTTCACCTGAAGAGGCTGTCAGGGTCTGGAAGCTTTTCGGGCCCCAGTCTGCCGAGCGTGTGCAGGAGGACCCCTACTGCCTGTGCGAGGATGGGCTTGAAATCGGTTTTGAACGTGCCGACGACATCGCCGCTTCGCTTGAGCGGCCGCAGGACGACGGCTGCAGAGTGCGTGCCGGTATCCTGCATGTTTTAAAGCACAATATTGGCAATGGGCACACCTGTTTGCCTGTTGACAAGCTTTTAGCGGCTTCGGTGAGAATGCTTGGCATTGAAACGGAGCTTGCGTTTGATACGCTTGAAGCTTTGAAAGCGGAAACTTCGGTCGTTTCTGTCGATTTTGAAGGACGGGAGTACATTTTTACCCCAAAGCTGTACCGTTCAGAGCTTTATGCGGCCGGTCGGCTGAATATGATGCTTCGTTTTCCGGCACAATCCATCATTGGAATTGACAATTACATTGTCAATATAGAAGAGACTTTTCACATTCAATATGCCGCCGGACAGAAACAGGCCATTAAAGAAGCTCTATCGAAGGGAATGCTCATTTTAACGGGAGGGCCTGGGACCGGAAAAACGACGACGCTCAATGCGATTATTAAAATCCTTGAGCTGAAAGGGGAAAAGGTCCTTCTCACCGCTCCGACCGGCAGGGCCGCTAAACGGATGTCTGAATTAACGGGGCAGGAAGCTAAAACAATTCATCGTTTGCTTCAGGTTGAATGGGATGCGAACGACATGCCCGTATTTTCTAAAAATGAGAAAAATCTTTTGGAATGTGACGCTCTGGTCATAGATGAGCTGTCTATGGTGGATACTAATATTTTTGAAGCCGTTTTGCGTGCCCTGCCGCTTGGATGCCGTCTGATTATGGTCGGCGACTGTGACCAGCTTCCGTCTGTCGGGCCGGGCAATGTGCTTGGTGATTTGATTGCCACCGGGCTTTTGCCCGTCGTACAGCTTGACCAGATTTTTCGTCAGTCCATGCAGAGCCTGATCGTTACAAACGCGCACAAAATTGTAAAAGGGCAAATGCCGGAACTCACTACCAGAAACAGTGATTTTTTCTTTCTGCCGAATGGATCTCCTTCTGAAATCAGTTCGATGATTGTTGACCTGTGTGCTTCACGTCTGCCTGCAAGCTATGAATATTCGCCTCTTACGGATATACAGGTGCTGTCACCAGCCAGAAAGGGAGAGCTTGGTACTGTGGAACTGAACAAAAAGCTTCAGGCGGTGATCAATCCTCCGGATAAAACAAAAAACGAGATTACCATTAACGGCATCCTTTTCCGTGAAGGCGACAAGGTGATGCAGATTAGAAATGACTACAACCTTACGTGGATAAAACCTGACGGAACGAGCGGAGAAGGTGTTTTTAACGGCGACCTTGGCATACTCTGCGGCATTGACCGACGCGCCTCCACCATAACGGTGCAGATGGACGACCGTATTGTGTTGTATGAACTGGAAATCGCGGCGGAACTTGAGCTTGCTTATGCAATGACTGTGCATAAAAGCCAGGGAAATGAGTTTACAGCCGTCGTCATGCCCATGTACCAGGGAGCGCCCCAGCTTTCCTACAGAAATTTGCTGTATACTGCGATTACACGTGCAAGATCCCTGTTGATCCTTGTGGGATCTCAAAATGCGATTGAGCGTATGGTTGAGAACAATAAAAAAATGCGCCGTTACTCCGGACTTTATTACTTTCTGACCGGAGGCGCGAAAAATGAGGCTTAA